The Sulfurimonas lithotrophica genome includes a region encoding these proteins:
- a CDS encoding energy transducer TonB, whose protein sequence is MSKKIYNTKLRPFYAFVSMILGGLLMVILVISFNKNVDEKEDKEKAKSRIVQVKKQKKQVTQKPKPEPKPKPKKQTPKAPPPNLSNILGGVSMNIPEFASQGITGDSTDLLESIVEDTVMSESSVDSKPKVTSRSAMEYPESAAKDGIKGFVIVNLLISKDGSVELAKIIESQPEGVFDNTVLNGVRGWRFTPARYKGKSVKVWAKQKVSFN, encoded by the coding sequence ATGTCAAAAAAGATATACAACACCAAGCTAAGACCTTTTTATGCATTTGTAAGCATGATACTCGGTGGTTTGCTTATGGTAATACTTGTTATCTCATTTAATAAAAACGTAGATGAAAAAGAGGATAAAGAAAAAGCAAAAAGCAGAATTGTCCAAGTAAAAAAACAAAAAAAACAAGTTACTCAAAAACCAAAACCTGAGCCTAAACCTAAACCTAAAAAACAAACACCAAAAGCACCGCCCCCAAATCTCTCAAATATACTCGGCGGAGTTAGTATGAATATACCGGAGTTTGCAAGCCAAGGGATTACCGGAGATTCAACGGATTTGCTTGAATCAATCGTTGAAGATACCGTTATGAGTGAAAGTAGTGTTGATTCTAAACCTAAAGTAACGTCACGCTCAGCCATGGAGTATCCTGAATCTGCAGCGAAAGACGGGATAAAAGGTTTTGTAATCGTTAACCTGCTAATTTCTAAAGACGGCTCGGTTGAACTTGCAAAAATCATAGAGTCACAACCAGAGGGCGTGTTTGACAATACTGTTTTAAATGGCGTTAGAGGCTGGAGATTTACACCTGCACGTTACAAAGGCAAAAGTGTAAAAGTATGGGCGAAACAAAAAGTATCATTTAACTAA
- a CDS encoding tetratricopeptide repeat protein, producing MKKFLQILLLISLSASLVAKEKDTLVDHLAIASLLIYDGKYDKAKDELLLVDKKADNFDAAKYYTILGVLASKTDDYKNAVSNYTKAIDATKTKVFKAPKIVHKEKYLFSIGSSEKKDTAPEFDAAKVKKEKLEKLYMYLSQSYFKIKEYEKTAKSLDLAGDKGRERASLFALRAECYWKIKQYSNAIDALNIGSNLFPKNTNLLKQKFYYFADLGLYQAAIKNAKLYMDKTNADANEYIILAQLLFEAKQVDEAIKILEIAKAKFPSSAKSKILLGHVYLKKDMPRTTAYMFKHAAYNDTSYLKDAVEMHRRIKDYPHAIFLNSQIPDKVEKLKQKLALHIDRGEFAKVIGLKDALNRYNLLKDDNIRYALAYSYYMSKDYNSAEKNLKKIQDTDLFKKSTIIRANIEKCRNNSMECI from the coding sequence ATGAAAAAGTTTTTACAAATATTATTATTAATTTCACTAAGTGCATCTCTTGTAGCAAAAGAGAAAGATACTTTAGTAGATCACTTGGCAATAGCTTCACTTTTAATATATGACGGAAAATACGATAAAGCTAAAGATGAACTCTTGCTTGTAGATAAAAAAGCAGATAACTTCGATGCAGCAAAGTACTATACTATTTTGGGTGTGCTTGCATCTAAGACGGATGATTATAAAAATGCCGTAAGTAACTACACTAAAGCTATAGATGCAACAAAAACAAAAGTTTTTAAAGCTCCAAAAATCGTACATAAAGAGAAGTATCTTTTCTCTATCGGTTCAAGCGAGAAAAAAGATACCGCACCTGAATTTGATGCCGCAAAAGTTAAAAAAGAGAAACTTGAAAAACTTTATATGTATCTATCACAAAGCTATTTTAAAATAAAAGAGTACGAAAAAACTGCAAAGTCTCTTGATTTAGCAGGAGACAAAGGGCGTGAACGTGCATCTCTTTTTGCACTTCGTGCAGAGTGTTACTGGAAAATAAAGCAATATTCAAATGCTATAGATGCACTCAATATTGGCTCGAATCTTTTTCCTAAAAATACAAACTTGTTAAAACAAAAGTTTTATTATTTTGCAGATTTGGGTCTTTATCAGGCTGCAATTAAAAATGCAAAACTTTATATGGACAAGACTAATGCAGATGCAAACGAATATATAATCCTGGCTCAACTTTTATTTGAAGCAAAACAGGTAGATGAAGCTATAAAAATTTTAGAGATTGCAAAAGCTAAATTCCCTAGTAGCGCAAAAAGCAAAATACTTTTAGGTCACGTATATCTTAAAAAAGATATGCCTCGCACCACTGCATATATGTTTAAGCACGCTGCATATAATGATACAAGTTACCTAAAAGATGCAGTCGAGATGCACAGACGGATTAAAGACTATCCACACGCTATATTTTTAAACTCACAAATACCGGACAAAGTTGAAAAACTAAAACAAAAATTGGCACTTCATATAGACAGAGGTGAGTTTGCAAAAGTTATAGGTTTAAAAGATGCACTTAACAGATACAACCTATTAAAAGATGACAATATAAGATATGCACTTGCATATTCATACTATATGTCAAAAGACTACAACAGTGCAGAAAAAAATCTTAAAAAGATACAAGATACAGATCTTTTTAAAAAATCAACAATTATAAGAGCTAATATTGAAAAATGCCGCAATAATAGTATGGAGTGTATATAG
- a CDS encoding TonB-dependent receptor domain-containing protein, whose translation MQKITKIFLISFIFLTTVLNASENAGSLSISIFKDGKPLQNTQVILDAKDNYVTDADGSLHIFLSVGKHKVEIFGKEGDKNLGYFKRSVEIKRDKDTQITAEFTEDENDEIDIDTPFDTDISINKSTGLAIFSGVLISSDTKKAISNARIFVMGTDVDARSDAEGKFEFEVPSGIKLNISFIHSEHTSKTLKDIVLDKDAKLNKTVSLSPASMELEEFVILAPKVTGSIAMVMAEEKQVNAIVNILGSEQISKKGDSSAASALKRVTGVTLIGGKNIYVRGLGDRYSNIEMNSMPLPSPDPTKRVVPLDIFPAGVISSMKVQKSSTPDIPASFGGGYVDIRTKDKSKDDYMKISFGIKANSNTGKDAPTYEGSDTDIYGFDDGYREIGGGILENSTIVVGERQKSFTTAYFTKEEISAFTQSYVNGRNFNVTNEALPFGGSISVEGAVNYDINDKNKITIFGNYGYVQENQYRLENWYKYEMDKTTNSLYKMPNQYGTTKKSYSDYSHAGIFNIGYNFMDVFRIKYTKLYTHTGTKSTRITDGKLGSNQNDYYTKYYLDWEERTLNTDQISGNFDYAIFDIENNFRFGFENAIAELYQPNNFVYSYLDDGSTENPFLTKQISNHVGTNLESDDELSAFYLKNKFNIEFFSEDDYIDIGFSSSFKERTSKQNKYFLAYRSGAGLTPDTDMTADIETVYNEEVRTDIDYDDRALIIGTLSQPKDYFDAEVDETNFYLSTLLKPTKSIEFLFGGRQVDLTQTIYQYVEDRDNPDFSLRRLVQKVPTVLSINDFYPSASLKYKFNKNNHLDFAYTKTYIMPDLREASDGIYTHPYDVADIMGNPNLVNTDIENFDLKYSHYFSDTENIKTGLFYKDLDKPIEDVMKPSSSLPIYSFDNADNAVLYGIEFDGRKKLSFIYHKLINYFISGNLSYTKSDVTLRKEQESTYTNNHRELQGLSKIVINISLSYERKDRSATLSYNKMGERIRKVGMIDYDGGEGELPSMYPDYMEDPAAVVDFVWIEKLDFGMGLKVKFGNILDKETVWFQGSKDNVTNRFKKGRTFSVSASYRY comes from the coding sequence ATGCAAAAAATAACTAAAATATTTTTAATCAGTTTTATATTTTTAACGACTGTTTTAAATGCAAGTGAAAATGCAGGTAGCTTAAGCATATCTATCTTTAAAGACGGGAAACCTCTTCAAAACACTCAGGTAATACTGGATGCTAAAGATAATTACGTTACCGATGCAGACGGTTCTTTACATATATTTTTAAGTGTAGGTAAACATAAAGTAGAAATATTCGGTAAAGAAGGGGATAAAAATCTCGGTTATTTTAAAAGAAGTGTTGAGATAAAAAGAGATAAAGATACACAAATCACGGCAGAATTTACTGAAGATGAAAATGATGAGATAGATATCGATACACCTTTTGATACCGATATCTCAATTAACAAATCAACAGGTTTAGCTATTTTTAGCGGAGTGCTAATATCTTCCGATACAAAAAAAGCTATATCAAACGCAAGAATATTCGTAATGGGAACAGATGTAGATGCAAGAAGTGATGCAGAGGGTAAATTTGAATTTGAAGTACCTTCGGGAATCAAACTAAATATATCATTCATACACTCTGAACATACATCCAAAACATTAAAAGATATAGTTTTAGACAAAGATGCAAAGCTAAACAAAACCGTATCTCTCTCTCCTGCTTCTATGGAACTTGAAGAGTTTGTGATACTCGCTCCAAAAGTTACAGGTAGCATAGCTATGGTTATGGCTGAGGAGAAACAAGTAAATGCCATAGTGAATATCTTAGGCTCTGAGCAGATAAGTAAAAAGGGTGATTCATCTGCTGCATCTGCACTAAAGCGTGTAACGGGAGTAACATTGATAGGCGGTAAAAACATATATGTTCGCGGTCTTGGTGACAGATACTCAAACATAGAGATGAACTCTATGCCTCTTCCATCACCTGACCCTACAAAAAGAGTAGTACCTCTTGATATATTCCCCGCAGGTGTAATAAGTTCTATGAAAGTTCAAAAAAGTTCTACACCCGATATTCCTGCGAGTTTTGGCGGTGGATATGTAGATATACGTACAAAAGATAAGTCAAAAGATGATTATATGAAAATATCTTTTGGTATAAAGGCAAACTCAAATACAGGAAAAGATGCACCGACATATGAGGGTAGCGATACCGATATATATGGTTTTGACGACGGATATAGAGAGATAGGCGGCGGTATTTTAGAAAACTCTACTATAGTCGTTGGAGAGAGACAAAAATCTTTTACGACAGCTTATTTTACAAAAGAAGAAATATCCGCTTTTACCCAAAGTTACGTAAACGGAAGAAATTTTAACGTAACAAATGAAGCTTTGCCTTTTGGAGGAAGTATTTCAGTTGAGGGTGCCGTAAATTATGATATTAACGATAAAAATAAAATAACTATCTTCGGTAACTACGGATATGTTCAAGAAAATCAATACAGACTAGAAAATTGGTATAAATATGAGATGGATAAAACTACGAATTCACTCTATAAAATGCCAAACCAATACGGTACGACCAAGAAATCATACTCTGATTATTCACATGCGGGTATATTTAATATCGGGTATAACTTTATGGATGTATTTAGAATTAAATATACTAAACTATATACGCATACAGGTACTAAAAGTACAAGAATTACCGATGGAAAACTCGGTTCAAACCAAAATGATTATTATACGAAATATTATTTAGACTGGGAGGAGCGTACTTTAAATACCGACCAAATTAGCGGAAACTTTGATTATGCAATATTTGATATAGAAAACAACTTTAGATTTGGCTTTGAAAATGCCATAGCAGAGTTGTATCAGCCAAATAATTTTGTATATTCGTATTTGGATGACGGAAGTACTGAGAATCCGTTCTTAACAAAACAAATTTCTAATCACGTAGGGACTAATCTGGAGTCTGATGATGAACTTAGTGCATTTTATTTAAAAAATAAATTCAACATTGAATTTTTTAGCGAAGATGATTATATAGACATAGGTTTCTCAAGTAGCTTTAAAGAAAGAACTTCAAAACAAAACAAATACTTCCTAGCCTATAGGTCCGGTGCAGGATTAACGCCCGATACAGATATGACAGCAGATATTGAAACCGTATATAATGAAGAAGTTCGTACAGATATAGACTATGATGATAGAGCTTTAATTATAGGAACTTTATCTCAACCAAAAGATTACTTTGATGCAGAGGTAGATGAGACCAACTTTTATCTATCGACACTATTAAAACCGACAAAGTCTATAGAGTTTTTATTTGGCGGCAGACAGGTAGATTTAACTCAAACAATATACCAATATGTAGAGGACAGAGATAATCCGGACTTTTCTCTTAGACGTCTTGTGCAAAAAGTTCCGACCGTATTAAGCATTAACGACTTTTATCCGAGTGCATCGCTTAAGTACAAGTTTAATAAAAACAATCATCTTGACTTTGCATATACCAAGACATATATTATGCCGGACTTACGCGAGGCATCCGATGGGATATATACGCACCCGTATGACGTAGCAGATATTATGGGTAATCCTAATCTTGTTAATACCGATATTGAAAATTTTGACTTAAAATACTCTCACTATTTTTCCGATACGGAAAATATAAAAACAGGATTATTTTATAAAGACCTCGACAAACCTATAGAAGATGTTATGAAACCGTCTTCTTCACTGCCTATTTACTCTTTTGACAATGCAGACAATGCTGTTTTATACGGTATAGAGTTTGACGGAAGAAAAAAACTTAGCTTTATATATCATAAACTGATAAACTATTTTATTTCAGGAAATCTCTCATATACAAAATCAGACGTTACGCTTAGAAAAGAGCAAGAATCTACTTATACAAACAACCATAGGGAGCTTCAAGGTTTATCAAAAATCGTAATCAACATCTCTTTATCGTATGAGCGTAAAGATCGCTCCGCTACGCTTTCTTACAATAAAATGGGTGAGAGAATAAGAAAAGTAGGTATGATTGATTATGACGGAGGTGAGGGAGAATTACCGAGTATGTATCCAGACTATATGGAAGACCCGGCAGCCGTAGTTGATTTTGTATGGATTGAAAAGCTAGATTTCGGTATGGGTCTAAAAGTAAAATTCGGAAATATTTTGGACAAAGAGACAGTGTGGTTTCAAGGCTCAAAAGATAATGTAACCAACAGATTTAAAAAAGGCAGAACATTCAGTGTATCCGCTTCATATAGATACTAG
- a CDS encoding response regulator transcription factor — MQEHILIVDDDNDILELLEYNLSNAGYDVLGFLNTKHVRRVLQEEEIDLIIMDRNLPDIEGSTYVEMLRSKNINTPVIFLSAKDTQEDINDGLLKGGDDYITKPFDIEELQLRIKAVLNRYNINSKETQKDLEYKDIKLDLNLHKAFIDNYEVDLTKLETSLLHILIVNKGKVLDREFLLKQIWKDSDNIHQKTVNVAIKRLKEKIDPFKNKDYIKTIRGVGYLLN, encoded by the coding sequence GTGCAGGAACATATTTTAATTGTTGATGACGACAACGATATTTTAGAGCTTTTAGAATATAATCTTAGTAATGCAGGTTATGACGTACTTGGTTTTTTAAATACCAAACATGTAAGACGTGTATTGCAAGAAGAAGAGATTGATTTGATTATTATGGATAGAAACCTACCCGATATAGAAGGTTCAACCTATGTAGAGATGCTAAGGAGTAAAAATATAAACACACCCGTTATATTTTTAAGTGCCAAAGATACACAAGAGGATATAAATGACGGTTTGTTAAAGGGCGGTGACGACTATATTACAAAACCTTTTGATATTGAGGAGCTTCAACTTCGCATAAAAGCCGTTTTAAATCGCTACAACATAAACTCCAAAGAGACTCAAAAAGATTTAGAATACAAAGATATAAAACTTGATTTGAATTTGCACAAAGCCTTTATTGACAATTATGAAGTTGATTTGACAAAGTTGGAGACTTCTCTTCTTCATATACTAATTGTAAACAAGGGTAAGGTACTAGATAGAGAGTTTTTACTCAAACAAATTTGGAAAGATTCCGATAATATACATCAAAAAACCGTAAACGTAGCGATAAAACGTTTAAAAGAAAAAATAGACCCTTTTAAAAATAAAGACTATATAAAAACTATACGTGGAGTCGGATATCTTTTAAACTGA
- the gdhA gene encoding NADP-specific glutamate dehydrogenase, translating into MPYVKDVFEYLRRSSPSQTEFYQAAEEVLESLRPLMTKYPKYREHKIIERVVEPERQILFRINWVDDKGEIQVNKGFRIEFNSALGPYKGGLRFHPSVNAGVIKFLGFEQIFKNALTGLQIGGGKGGSDFDPKGKSDNEIMRFCQAFMSELYRHIGPNTDVPAGDIGVGGREIGYMFGMYKKLANRYEGVLTGKSLKWGGSLVRTEATGYGAVYFAKYMLEDRGETLEGKKCVVSGSGNVAIYTIEKLYHLGALPVTCSDSRGMIIDDEGIDLELLKELKEVKRERLTEYVKHRPNAKYIPVEDYESGTNGVYAVECYAAFPSATQNELNLKDAQNLLNNGCVCVSEGANMPSTPEAVDLFVEKKICYGPGKAANAGGVATSQLEMAQNASMVNWTFEEVDAKLAQIMKDIFDTASQTAAEFGEPTNLVLGANIAGFKKVADAMIEQGLV; encoded by the coding sequence ATGCCATATGTAAAGGATGTATTTGAATATTTAAGAAGATCTAGTCCGTCTCAAACGGAATTTTATCAAGCAGCAGAAGAGGTTTTAGAATCACTTAGACCTCTAATGACAAAATATCCAAAATACAGAGAACATAAAATAATAGAGAGAGTAGTTGAACCGGAGAGACAAATTTTATTTAGAATCAACTGGGTAGATGATAAAGGCGAAATTCAAGTAAATAAAGGATTTAGAATAGAGTTTAATTCTGCATTGGGACCTTATAAAGGTGGTCTTAGGTTTCATCCAAGTGTAAATGCAGGCGTTATTAAGTTTCTAGGATTTGAGCAGATATTTAAAAATGCTTTGACTGGTCTTCAAATCGGCGGCGGTAAAGGTGGTAGCGACTTTGATCCTAAAGGAAAATCAGATAATGAAATTATGAGATTTTGTCAAGCATTTATGAGTGAACTTTACAGGCATATAGGTCCAAACACGGATGTACCTGCGGGAGATATAGGAGTAGGCGGAAGAGAAATTGGATATATGTTTGGTATGTATAAAAAACTTGCTAACAGATATGAAGGTGTTCTTACGGGTAAATCGCTTAAATGGGGCGGTTCTTTAGTTAGAACAGAAGCTACAGGTTATGGTGCCGTATATTTTGCTAAGTATATGTTAGAAGATAGAGGTGAAACACTTGAAGGTAAAAAATGTGTAGTTTCAGGAAGCGGAAATGTTGCTATATACACTATTGAAAAGCTTTATCATTTAGGAGCTCTCCCTGTTACTTGTAGTGATTCAAGAGGTATGATTATTGATGATGAGGGAATAGATTTAGAGTTATTAAAAGAGTTAAAAGAGGTTAAAAGAGAAAGACTGACAGAGTATGTAAAACATAGACCAAACGCTAAATATATTCCTGTAGAAGATTATGAAAGCGGAACTAACGGCGTATATGCCGTAGAATGTTATGCAGCTTTCCCAAGTGCTACTCAAAATGAATTAAATCTAAAAGATGCACAAAACCTTTTAAACAACGGTTGTGTTTGTGTAAGCGAGGGGGCGAATATGCCTTCAACTCCTGAAGCAGTCGATCTTTTTGTAGAGAAGAAGATATGTTACGGACCTGGTAAAGCCGCAAATGCAGGAGGTGTTGCTACAAGCCAGTTAGAAATGGCTCAAAATGCTTCTATGGTAAACTGGACATTTGAAGAAGTTGATGCAAAACTTGCACAAATTATGAAAGATATTTTTGATACTGCAAGCCAAACTGCTGCAGAGTTCGGTGAACCTACAAATCTTGTTCTAGGTGCAAATATTGCAGGCTTTAAAAAAGTTGCAGATGCTATGATAGAACAAGGTTTGGTTTAA
- a CDS encoding GGDEF domain-containing protein: MKNELPKRWVENLEVLDIAFQPILNIHTGDIFGVEALLRNYQDIGYKTIFDLFDDIYLENILYSFDIALREKAIKKFTKIKNYNAIKLFYNLDNRLFEMPNFESGNTAQIIKNYNILKENICFEISERHELKGESTIDKTLHHYKDESFSIAIDDFGIGYSGYKLLYDVEPDVIKIDRFFLTNIEKDAKKKLMVRNIIHLAVQLGIKLIAEGVETKEELLTCRDIGCHLVQGYFVQHPTKETSEILETYPHIAKLVKRNSRSNNVKENIKSNLDKIDSLKINTNMSDVFDYFKKHQKVTIVPVINSNKEPVGILLEEEVKDLLYSPYGRSLLLNNGSKKSKLKNLIKPCGSTDINSDTSTIIELFSNDTESKGIIITKNSKYYGFLSARSIINIMNAQNILHAREQNPLTKLPGNSLIEKYIDEAIHSKETYIMCYFDLDNFKAFNDVYGFRNGDRVIQLFSDILRKNLNSSFFKAHIGGDDFFVGVKCSNETTYSYSFESNCSLDIENCSEESSCAKILSIEHIIHKFINDVKEFYTPDDKLNGYIVSKDRDGEAKKFDLLSVSAAIVEVHKKSKQRDKNLLDNVFSAQKKVAKHSPKHFSISTLL, translated from the coding sequence ATGAAAAATGAACTGCCAAAAAGATGGGTTGAAAACTTAGAAGTTTTAGATATAGCATTTCAACCGATATTAAATATACATACAGGTGATATTTTCGGTGTAGAAGCCTTACTTAGAAACTATCAAGATATAGGATATAAAACTATATTTGACCTTTTTGACGATATATATTTAGAAAATATACTTTACAGTTTTGACATAGCCCTTAGGGAAAAAGCTATAAAAAAATTTACGAAAATAAAAAACTACAATGCAATAAAACTCTTTTATAACCTTGATAACCGTCTTTTTGAGATGCCAAATTTTGAATCTGGAAATACCGCCCAAATCATTAAGAATTACAATATTTTAAAAGAAAACATATGTTTTGAAATATCTGAAAGGCATGAACTAAAGGGTGAGAGCACAATCGACAAAACACTTCATCACTATAAAGATGAAAGTTTTTCAATCGCTATAGATGACTTCGGTATAGGCTATTCCGGATATAAACTACTCTACGATGTAGAACCGGATGTTATTAAAATAGACAGATTTTTTCTCACAAATATCGAAAAAGATGCCAAGAAAAAACTGATGGTAAGAAATATAATCCACCTTGCCGTTCAGCTTGGAATAAAACTTATCGCAGAAGGCGTTGAAACAAAAGAAGAGCTTTTAACCTGTAGGGACATCGGATGCCATCTTGTTCAAGGATATTTTGTACAACACCCCACAAAAGAAACTTCCGAAATTTTAGAGACTTATCCACATATTGCAAAACTTGTAAAAAGAAACTCCCGTTCAAACAATGTAAAAGAAAATATAAAATCAAATCTCGACAAGATAGATTCACTCAAAATAAATACAAATATGAGCGATGTATTTGATTATTTTAAAAAACATCAAAAAGTAACTATAGTCCCTGTAATCAACTCAAATAAAGAACCCGTAGGGATACTTCTCGAAGAGGAAGTAAAAGATTTGTTATATTCACCCTATGGACGTTCACTTTTACTTAATAACGGCTCAAAAAAATCAAAACTAAAAAATTTAATCAAACCATGCGGAAGTACCGATATAAACTCCGACACCTCAACTATAATAGAGCTATTTTCAAACGATACGGAATCAAAAGGGATAATTATTACCAAAAATTCCAAGTATTACGGTTTTTTATCTGCAAGATCTATCATCAATATTATGAACGCACAAAATATACTGCATGCAAGGGAGCAAAACCCTTTGACTAAACTTCCGGGTAATTCTTTAATAGAGAAGTATATCGATGAAGCTATTCACTCTAAAGAGACATATATAATGTGCTATTTTGATTTGGATAACTTTAAAGCATTTAACGATGTTTACGGGTTTAGAAACGGGGACAGGGTTATTCAACTGTTTTCCGATATTTTACGTAAAAACCTTAACAGCAGTTTTTTTAAAGCTCATATTGGCGGTGATGATTTTTTTGTAGGAGTTAAATGTTCAAACGAAACTACTTATTCTTACTCTTTTGAATCAAACTGTAGTTTAGATATAGAAAATTGTTCCGAGGAAAGTAGTTGCGCTAAGATATTGTCCATTGAGCATATTATTCATAAATTTATAAACGATGTAAAAGAATTTTATACGCCCGATGATAAACTAAACGGTTACATCGTCTCAAAAGACAGAGACGGTGAAGCAAAAAAATTTGATCTTTTAAGTGTAAGTGCCGCTATAGTAGAGGTTCATAAAAAATCAAAACAAAGAGATAAAAACCTTCTTGACAATGTATTTAGTGCACAAAAAAAAGTAGCAAAACATTCACCGAAACATTTTTCGATATCTACACTTTTATAG
- a CDS encoding GNAT family N-acyltransferase encodes MIDIQKEIHSKYPNLKNNKLINASLSKFAKTVIHEKTINDFLEEHEHLKGFEFIDAVLEYFNFDFLISDNELENIPTSGRVVIIANHPLGSLDAFVLLKLIGRVRPDVKIVANDFLAEFKSIESLLITINNFKNTQTKESIHKMYSHLEDEGALIIFPAGEVSRMTPVGVRDGRWQKGFLKIATRTNSPILPIYVGAKNSKTFYSVSTLNKKISTLLLSHEMFKQRNKSIKINIGELIPSTNIHPPSLQTAGVIELYRQHIYQLKKGRSLFKTQKAIAHPEDTKQIKKELKNAELLGSTKDGKSIYLYSNTEESIILKEIGRLREVAFRKVGEGANERRDLDKYDKYYKHIVLWDDNDLEIVGSYRIGECKEIIQSFGIDGLYNSTLFEFSGEFLEMLPDAIELGRSFVQPKYWGTRALDYLWYGIGAYLHKNPQIKYMFGPVSLSASYSPMSKDIIFNFFDNYFGDDTNLVKAKSPYNFKTDKTLLRVLNNELVKNDYKQDFKAIKKFLKNFDSSIPVLYKQYAELCEDGGIKFCAYNIDEDFASCVDSFIIVDISKIKDSQRQRYIK; translated from the coding sequence ATGATAGATATTCAAAAAGAGATACACTCCAAATATCCGAATCTTAAAAATAACAAACTTATAAATGCATCTCTATCAAAGTTTGCAAAAACCGTTATTCATGAAAAAACAATAAACGATTTTTTAGAAGAACATGAGCATTTAAAAGGGTTTGAGTTCATAGATGCGGTATTGGAATATTTTAATTTTGATTTTTTAATATCTGATAATGAACTAGAGAACATCCCTACAAGCGGTAGAGTAGTTATTATAGCAAACCATCCGCTAGGCTCACTCGATGCATTTGTACTTTTAAAACTCATAGGTAGAGTTAGACCTGATGTAAAAATAGTAGCTAATGATTTTTTGGCTGAATTTAAATCGATAGAGTCTCTTTTGATTACTATAAATAACTTCAAAAATACTCAAACAAAAGAGTCTATTCACAAAATGTATTCTCATTTAGAAGATGAGGGTGCACTTATTATATTTCCTGCGGGAGAGGTCAGCCGCATGACGCCTGTAGGTGTACGCGACGGTAGATGGCAAAAAGGTTTTTTAAAAATAGCTACGCGTACAAACAGCCCTATTTTACCTATATATGTGGGTGCTAAAAACTCTAAAACATTTTACTCGGTAAGCACGTTAAATAAAAAAATATCCACACTTCTGCTTTCACACGAGATGTTTAAACAACGTAACAAAAGTATAAAAATAAATATAGGCGAGCTTATTCCAAGTACAAATATTCATCCGCCTTCGCTGCAAACTGCGGGTGTGATTGAACTTTACAGACAACATATATATCAACTAAAAAAAGGTCGTTCACTCTTTAAAACGCAAAAAGCCATAGCGCATCCCGAAGATACGAAACAGATAAAAAAAGAGTTAAAAAATGCCGAACTTTTGGGTAGTACAAAAGACGGTAAAAGTATATATCTTTACTCAAATACGGAAGAGTCTATCATTTTAAAAGAGATAGGCAGACTTCGTGAGGTGGCTTTTAGAAAAGTGGGTGAAGGGGCAAACGAGAGACGTGATTTAGACAAGTATGATAAGTACTACAAACACATAGTTTTATGGGATGACAACGACTTGGAGATTGTAGGGTCATACCGCATCGGAGAGTGTAAAGAGATTATTCAAAGTTTTGGTATCGACGGACTTTACAATTCTACTTTATTTGAATTCTCAGGGGAGTTTTTAGAGATGCTTCCTGATGCTATAGAGTTAGGGAGAAGTTTTGTACAACCAAAATATTGGGGCACGCGTGCACTTGATTATCTATGGTACGGGATAGGTGCCTATCTGCATAAAAACCCTCAAATAAAATATATGTTCGGACCCGTGAGTTTGAGTGCATCTTACTCGCCAATGAGTAAAGATATTATTTTTAACTTTTTTGATAATTACTTTGGAGATGATACGAATCTTGTTAAAGCAAAATCTCCGTATAACTTTAAAACCGATAAAACTTTATTAAGAGTTTTAAACAACGAACTTGTCAAAAACGACTATAAACAAGATTTTAAAGCCATCAAAAAGTTTCTTAAAAACTTTGACAGTTCAATACCTGTTTTATACAAACAATATGCCGAACTTTGTGAAGATGGCGGTATAAAATTTTGTGCTTATAATATTGATGAAGATTTTGCGTCTTGTGTTGATAGTTTTATTATTGTAGATATTTCAAAAATAAAAGATTCCCAAAGACAAAGATATATAAAGTGA